One genomic window of Elusimicrobiota bacterium includes the following:
- a CDS encoding Na(+)/H(+) antiporter subunit D: MMNWLHPGLLLIVGAWLVPFLKGRVQKTYLVLLPAAAFIVCLSLQPGVYGAVSFLDMEIVFGRVDQLSLVFCYVFSLMALIGMVYALHVNDDAQHVSALTYVGGALGVTLAGDFLALFIFWELMAVAAVLIVWLRRDPRATAAGFRYLLVHVVGGLCLLAGAAIHWNDTGSLAFDNMGAFAGSPAFFLILIAFLLNAAVPPLGAWLPDAYPEATPTGAVFLTAFTTKSAVYALIRGYPGTELLAWLGAAMALYGVVYAVLENDARRLLAYHIISQVGYMVCGVGLGTELALNGATAHAFAHILYKALLFMGAGAVLQMTGLRNLSEMGGLYKTMPRTMFLYMIGAFAISAVPLFSGFVSKAMVVSAAGESHRAALFLLLTMASAGTFLHTGLKLPYYMFFGKDKGIAAQEPPSNMLAAMALAAGACILIGVAPGLLYRHLPFAVDYAPYTVHHVIATLGLLGFTALGFFLLLPQLDPKPTISLDTDWFYRRGAGAFMRWGAAPLLRFEQRVVGEIYEFFTTGLVLGVSKILRKLDQVVVDGAANGVGRLTQAASRWLRPMQTGNAQDYGLAMAAGLIVAMMMAAVLQ; encoded by the coding sequence ATGATGAACTGGCTCCACCCCGGCTTGTTGCTGATCGTGGGCGCTTGGCTTGTCCCTTTTCTTAAGGGGCGCGTTCAAAAGACCTATCTTGTGCTTTTGCCGGCCGCGGCTTTCATTGTCTGCCTGTCGCTTCAACCCGGCGTTTATGGCGCGGTGTCGTTCCTGGACATGGAAATTGTTTTCGGGCGGGTGGATCAATTAAGCCTGGTTTTCTGTTACGTTTTTTCGCTCATGGCGTTGATCGGGATGGTGTACGCGCTTCACGTTAACGACGATGCTCAGCACGTCTCGGCCCTTACGTACGTGGGGGGAGCGCTTGGCGTGACCTTGGCCGGGGATTTCCTCGCGCTGTTTATTTTTTGGGAATTGATGGCGGTTGCCGCTGTCTTGATTGTTTGGTTGAGGCGTGATCCCCGAGCCACAGCCGCTGGTTTCCGTTATCTTTTGGTTCATGTCGTCGGCGGCTTATGCCTTTTGGCCGGAGCTGCGATTCATTGGAATGATACCGGCTCTTTGGCTTTTGACAACATGGGCGCTTTCGCGGGCAGCCCGGCTTTTTTCTTAATTCTGATCGCCTTTTTATTAAACGCGGCTGTGCCGCCTTTAGGCGCCTGGCTGCCGGACGCTTACCCGGAGGCCACGCCCACCGGAGCGGTTTTCTTGACGGCCTTCACCACCAAATCAGCGGTATACGCTTTAATCCGCGGCTATCCGGGCACCGAACTCTTAGCTTGGCTCGGCGCAGCCATGGCCCTTTATGGCGTTGTTTACGCCGTTCTTGAAAACGACGCGCGCCGCCTGTTGGCTTATCACATCATCAGCCAGGTGGGTTACATGGTCTGCGGGGTCGGCCTGGGGACGGAACTGGCCTTAAACGGAGCCACGGCGCATGCCTTCGCCCATATTCTTTACAAGGCGCTGCTTTTTATGGGCGCCGGGGCCGTGCTGCAAATGACCGGATTAAGAAATCTCAGCGAAATGGGCGGCCTTTATAAAACTATGCCGCGCACCATGTTTTTGTACATGATCGGCGCGTTCGCCATTTCAGCGGTGCCGCTGTTCAGCGGATTCGTGAGCAAGGCCATGGTTGTTTCAGCGGCGGGGGAATCGCATCGGGCCGCGTTATTTCTCTTATTAACCATGGCTTCTGCGGGAACGTTCCTGCATACCGGACTCAAACTTCCGTATTACATGTTTTTCGGCAAGGATAAAGGCATCGCGGCTCAAGAGCCGCCGTCGAATATGCTTGCGGCCATGGCCTTAGCCGCGGGGGCCTGTATTTTGATCGGCGTGGCTCCGGGACTTCTTTACCGGCATTTGCCTTTTGCCGTGGATTACGCGCCGTATACGGTCCATCACGTCATCGCGACTTTGGGGCTTCTTGGCTTTACCGCGCTGGGATTTTTTCTTCTTCTGCCTCAGCTCGATCCCAAACCCACGATTAGTTTGGATACGGATTGGTTTTATCGGCGCGGCGCCGGCGCCTTTATGCGCTGGGGGGCGGCCCCTCTGCTGCGTTTTGAGCAGCGCGTTGTCGGGGAAATTTATGAGTTTTTCACAACCGGCCTTGTCCTGGGCGTTTCTAAAATTTTACGCAAGCTGGATCAAGTCGTCGTCGACGGAGCGGCCAATGGCGTCGGGCGTTTGACCCAAGCCGCTTCCCGTTGGCTTCGCCCCATGCAAACAGGCAATGCCCAGGATTATGGCCTGGCCATGGCCGCCGGACTCATTGTGGCCATGATGATGGCGGCAGTCTTGCAATGA
- a CDS encoding PD40 domain-containing protein: MTRCSFLGLFIILSCSPLSAQGIRITDVKGDIGCRDPVFSPDGTKIAFSSNKIGYTNIWVMDVNGKRQKQITKKLRNSSAPAWSPDGKKIAFQSYGIGPKDAKKNIWLFDIFVVNIDGTDLRQLTNAQSLGERAQHPCWSPDGKQMVFTRDARLWVMDSDGKNQFPFTPLPANKWERCCDWSPKEDTLAYIAVEEVRKPWKEYRRIWLIGLNRENQRRFSQETKVEDVQWSKNGQYFYYSTHPSLWKIKADGSEPPMKVLDWGPIFDSGRKFDISPDEQWAVLDDSGHDNEGNIYKYRLNSGITKESSSVEK, translated from the coding sequence ATGACCAGGTGCTCTTTTCTTGGTCTATTCATTATCCTCTCATGCTCCCCTCTTTCTGCCCAGGGAATTCGCATCACCGATGTAAAGGGAGACATAGGATGCAGGGACCCTGTTTTTAGCCCTGATGGGACAAAGATAGCTTTCTCAAGCAACAAGATAGGCTATACGAATATCTGGGTTATGGATGTTAATGGCAAAAGGCAGAAGCAAATTACCAAGAAGCTGCGTAACAGCTCGGCGCCCGCCTGGAGCCCTGACGGCAAAAAGATCGCTTTTCAAAGTTATGGAATTGGTCCTAAGGATGCAAAAAAAAATATATGGCTTTTTGATATTTTTGTGGTGAACATCGATGGCACCGATCTACGGCAATTGACCAATGCCCAGTCGTTAGGAGAAAGGGCTCAGCATCCCTGCTGGTCCCCTGACGGCAAGCAGATGGTGTTTACGCGCGATGCGCGGCTCTGGGTCATGGATAGCGACGGGAAAAATCAATTTCCATTTACACCCCTGCCGGCTAATAAGTGGGAGCGTTGCTGTGACTGGTCACCTAAAGAGGACACCTTGGCCTATATTGCCGTCGAGGAAGTTCGCAAGCCCTGGAAAGAGTATCGGAGAATTTGGCTAATCGGCTTAAATAGGGAAAATCAACGCCGGTTTTCTCAGGAAACAAAGGTTGAGGATGTTCAGTGGTCCAAAAATGGCCAATATTTTTATTACAGCACTCATCCGAGCCTCTGGAAAATCAAGGCTGATGGGTCAGAGCCCCCAATGAAAGTTCTTGACTGGGGCCCTATTTTTGACAGCGGCCGCAAGTTTGACATTTCCCCTGATGAGCAATGGGCTGTTCTTGATGATTCAGGCCATGACAACGAGGGCAACATTTATAAATACAGATTGAATTCTGGAATTACGAAGGAAAGTTCTTCGGTAGAGAAATAA